The genomic segment TGTGAACTCACTGGCGATGCTGCGGAAGGCCGCGAGCTGTCTGGCATTGATCGGGCTGTTGAGCTGCTCGGCCGAGACCAGATGGCTCATCACCAGCGTGATGCCGTGATCGCCGGCATTGATGCGGGGGATGATGGCCTGCGCTTCCGACAGCGTCAGCCCGAGCCGGTTCATGCCGGTGTCGATGTGAATGGCAGCGCCCCCGTTCCAGCCGGTGCGGCGGCAGAACACGTCCCATTCGGCGAGCTCGTGGAGATCGCCGATCACCGGACGGCAATTGATCTTGGCGTAGTGCTCGCCGGTGTTCTGGAAGTAGCCGCCGAGCACGTAGATCGTGGGCTCGGGAACGGCGGCGCGCACCTTGCGCGCTTCCTCGATGGTGGCGACGAAGAAGGTCTTGCAGCCGGCTTTGCTGAGGGCTCGCGACACCTGCTCGGCGCCGCAGCCATAGGCATCGGCCTTGATCACCGCCGAACATTCGGCCGGCACCGCCGTCTTCTCGAGCTTGCGCCAATTGGCGATGATCGCGTCGAGATCGACGGTCAGCACGCCGCCATAGGCCGCGAGCGCGGCGGCCTGGTTGGCCTCCGCGGAGAGTGGGCCGGATTGCGGGATCGATTTCGGGGCGGACGCCATTGTCATGGCGCCGTTTTACGCAAGAGGTAGGTCCGGTTCAAGGAAGTCAGTAGTCGTTGTCGCTGCGAGCCGGCAGCTGACTGTCGGGTGCCAGGTCGCCGAACCGCGTGACCGAGGCTTCGAACGCCAAATCGACGGTGCCGGTCGGGCCATGGCGCTGCTTGCCGATGATGACCTCGGCCTTTCCGTGCGCAAGACTCATGTCGAGCTGCCACTTCTCGTGTTCAGGCGTGCCTGGGCGGGGTTCCTTCATGGCGAGGTAATATTCCTCGCGGTAAACGAACAGCACAACGTCGGCGTCCTGCTCGATTGATCCGGATTCACGCAAGTCTGAGAGCTGCGGCCGTTTGTCGTCGCGGGACTCGACTTGGCGCGATAGCTGGGACAGCGCGATCACGGGAACGTTGAGCTCCTTGGCGAGCGCCTTAAGGCTGGTCGTGATCTCCGTGATTTCCTGCACGCGGCTGTCGCTGGCGCGTTTGCTCGAACCCGAGAGCAGCTGGATGTAGTCGATCACCAGGAGATCGAGACCCTTCTGGCGCTTCAGCCGGCGCGCGCGCGCCATCAGCTGCGCGATCGACAGGCCGCCGGTGGCGTCGACATAGAACGGCAGCGATTGCAGCTCGATCGAGACCTCCCGGATCTTCTCGAAATCGGCTTCCGAGATGCCGCCGCGGCGGATGTGGGAGGAGGGAACACCGGTGCGCTCGGCCACGATACGCGTGGCGAGCTGGTCGGCCGACATTTCGCAGGAGAAAAAGCCGATCACGCCGCCATTGGCGGCCTTCGTGGTGCCGTCGGCCTGGAGTTCCGGAACGTAGGCTCGTGCGACATTGTAGGCGATGTTGGTGGCGAGCGAGGTCTTGCCCATGCCGGGACGGCCCGCGACGATGATGAGGTCGGAGTGCTGCAGGCCGCCCATCTTGGTGTCGAGGTCGCGCATGCCCGTCGAGATGCCCGACAGTTTTCCGTCGCGCTGGAACGCCTTGGCCGCGAGATCGACCGCGACCGCCAGCGCCTGCGAGAACTTCTGGAAGCCGCCGTCATAGCGGCCGGATTCGGCTAGTTCGTACAGCTTTCGCTCGGCGTCCTCGATCTGTGCCCGCGGCTGGAAGTCGACCGGCGCGTCATAGGCGACGTTGACCATGTCCTCGCCGATGCCGATCAGGTCGCGGCGCAACGACAGATCGTAGATGGTGCGGCCATAATCCTGGGCGTTGATGATGGTGGTCGCTTCGGCCGCTAGCCGCGCCAGATATTGGCCGATGGTCATGCCGCCGACGTCGGTATCGGCCGGCAGGAACGTCTTCAGCGTGACCGGGGTGGCGATCTTGCCCATCCGGATCAGGCTGCCGGCGGTCTCGAAGATGGTCTGGTGCAGCGGCTCGAAGAAGTGCTTCGCCTCGAGGAAGTCGGAGACGCGGTAGAAGGCGTCGTTGTTGACCAGGATCGCGCCCAGAAGGCTCTGTTCCGCCTCGATATTGTGCGGCGCGCTCCGATAGGCGGGAGTTCCGGCATCGGGCGCGAGTTTGAGAACGTTCGAATCAGTCAGTGCCATGGTCGGACGTGCTTAGCAATTTTCTTGGGCGGATGCGGGGCCGGGATAAAGCGCCGCCTCGGTGCAAAGCGGAAGCGAAAGCTGACCGCTATCAACCGCTCAGTTAAAATGGTGGATGATTAGCAGCCGCAGCATGCGCCGCGCTTGACTGGATTTTGGCGGAGCTCGCTCGTCCGAAAGGGGCCGCGGTCGCGCCTTGGAAAAATCCTGAAACCCATGAACCCTGTCGGCTGGCGCGCAGACCTATGGGGAGGCGCGCGAAATGACGCAGCGCAGCTGCATTCGGCTCGGCTTTAGACCAGCAGGAGGTAGACCAGCGCAACCAGGGCCGCCCCGACGCCGGTGACGATCAGGGCGTAATCGGTGCGGAGGTCGTCCTGCACGTCGAATGAGGTTTGGGTCTCTTTGCTCATGGCGACGGTCTAAGCCAGGCCCGACCAGACTTATGTGAAACAGATCACATCTCCCCGGATTCTTTCGGGGTCATGCCGGAACAGGCGGAGGGGCAGGGGATTATCTCATTCCCCGCCGACAGGGATACGAGGCGAGCGATGCAGCCAGAACGGCAGCACCAGAACTGGCGAAGCGAGGCAGGCAGCCGGCTTTGGCTGTCCGGGTTGGTCGCCGCCATGAAGCATGCGGAGCGGCCCGAGGTGCGTCGCCAGTCGGTCGCCCCCGAAATCCTGCTGGAATTGCGGGCGCAATTGACGTTAACGGCGTCTTTCCGGACATCCGGGACTTCGACGCTTCGTCACTAGGATCCGGACCTATTCGCCAGCCAGCTTGAGCCTTGGCGTGGCCGCGCCCTCCCGCGCCCGCAGCCGGGCTTCCTCCCGCGGGACGTAGTCGCGGGTCATCGGCACCACGCCCTGGCGACGGGTGATCTGGATCTGGAAGTTCATCATGGCTTGCTTGCGGAACGTCATCTCGCAGGCCGCCAGGTAGAATTCCCACATCAGGGCGAAGCGCTCGTCGTAGAGCTGCACGGCTTCCTCGCGCCGCGCCATGAAGCGCTCGCGCCAAGCCCTCAGCGTCTCGGCATAGTGCAGGCGCAGAATCTCGATGTCGCAGACAAGGAGGCCCGCACGCTCGATCGCCGGCAGCACCTCCGACAGCGCGGGGATGTAGCCGCCGGGGAAGATGTATTTGGCGATCCAGGGATTGGTCGAATCCGGGCCCTGCGAACGGCCGATCGAATGCAGCAGCATGACGCCGTCTTCCTTCAGCAGCTCGGCGCAGCGCTGGAAGTAGGCGTCGTAAAACCTTGCCCCGACATGCTCGAACATACCGACGGAGACGATGCGGTCGAACGTACCGTCGACGTCGCGATAATCCTGGAGCAGGAATCTGGCCGAGCCCGCCACGCCCTTTTCGGCGGCGCGCGCATTGGCGACCTGCAGCTGTTCGGTCGACAGCGTCACGCCGGTGACGTCGGCGCCTGCAATCTCGGCGAAATAGAGCCCGAGGCCGCCCCAGCCGGAGCCGATGTCGAGCACGCGCTGGCCGTCCCTGACGAGAAGCTTCGCGGCGATGTGCCTTTTTTTGGCAAGCTGCGCGTCGTCCAGCGACATCTCGGGCGTCTCGAAATAGGCGCAGCTATATTGCTTGTCGGCGTCGAGAAAGAGCGAATAGAGCCGGCCGTCGAGATCGTAGTGATGCGCAACGTTTTGACGGGAGCGGGGGCGGGGATTGAACTGCTTGAGGTGCCGCGTCAGGTAACGCAGGTGCCACCACGGCTTTGCCCACTGCGGCAATAGGTCGGGTTGATCGAGCAGGATCGCGAGGGCATCAGCTATGCTGCCACGCTCGACCACGAACTCGCCGTTCATGTAGGCCTCGCCAAGCCCCAGCTCGGGATTGATGAGGACCCTCCGCTCGGCGTCCGCGGTGACGAAGCGGACCGCGACCGGCTCGCCGGAGCCGTCGCCGACGGTGAACTTCGATCCGCTGGCGCCGGTCACCGTCAGCGAGCCGCGGCGGATGAATTGAGACAGGAATCGACGCAACAGACGGTCCATCGGCACTCCTCTCGAGCGAACCCGAAAGATGCGACTAACCCGGCCTTCATATCTGACGCCCAGGCGCCGCAGCGGTTCCTATGCGTTTGCATCTAAATCTAGCGAGCCGGTTCCGGCCGCGCTATTGCACTGTATTCAAAGTAGATATTCGAAAACCGCTTAACCACATCCTTGCGCGTGGACCTGCTTCCATTCGCGGCTCAATCGGTTAAAAGGTGACCGCCGCCGCACCGGATGCCGGCTGCTTCGCAGTAAAATTCAACGGAGATCATGGGAATGTCGAGCCGAGCGCTCAGCCTCGCGACGGTGATGCTTCTGATTGGCTTCGGTGCGGCCGATTCCGTCCTTGCGCAGGCGACGAACCTCGAGGCCGGCAAGTCCCCGTCCCAGCTGTTCGCGCAAACCTGCAATGCCTGCCACAAGAGCCCGCGCGGACTGCTGAAGTCCGTGTCGCCCGGCTCGCTGCCCGGTTTCCTGCGCCAGCACTACACCACGAGCTCGGACATGGCGGGCGTCCTCTCCGCCTATCTGGTCTCCAATGGGGCCACCGACACCCGCTACCAGGCCAAGGACGGCAAGAAGGACGGCGCTTCGCCGGAGCAGCAGGGCCGACGCCCGCGCGCGCAGGAGGCCGCCAGGCCCGAGGGCGAGGGCGCCACTCCGGCCGCCGAGGGCACGCGCCAGAAGCGTGCCGCACGGCCGGCCGATGACGGCGCGAAGCCCGAGGGACAGGCTGCGCCCGAGGGACGCAAGGGCAAGCGCCGCGCCAAGCCCGGGACCGAGGAAGCCCCGAAGGTCGATGCGGCCGCACCGGCGACTGACGACAAGAAGAGCGAGCCGAAGCCGGACGCCGTCAAGCCTGACAGTGCCAAGGTCGAGCCGGCATCCGAGAAGCCAGTCGAGGCCAAGCCTGATAGCGCTAAGCCTGATACCGCGAAGGTCGAGCCGCGCAGCGACGCTCCGGCCTCGCGACCCGACCCGGTCCCGCAGGTGACGCCGGCTGCACCTGCCGCCGCGAAGCCTGCCGAGCCGGCGGCGCCAAAGCCGGCCGAAGAGGCTGCTTCCAGGCCGGCCGCGCCCGCAGCCAGCTCCGAGCCGGCGGCCAGGCCGCAGCCGGCCCCGCCCGCGGCGCCGGCCGAGTCCTCCGGTCCGCCGGCACCGCCGATCTCGCGGTAAGTCCCTTAGCTTAGACAGACGAGCGGAGGCCGCCTTCATGGCGACCTCCGCTCCGTATTGACCAGTTCTAGAGTTTTGCTCTAGAGTAATACTCCAGGAGGCGCGATGGCGGCGAGCGTGCGAGACGATCTGTTGGCGGCCGGGCTGATGGTGTTCGACCGCGTCGGCTTCGAGGCCGCGACGGTGGCCGCGATCCGCAGCCGGGCGCGCGCCTCCAATGGCAGCTTCTTCCACGTCTTCGGCTCGAAGAAGGAGCTCGCCGGTGCGTTGTTTCTGGAGGTTCTGCGGCACTATCACGCCGCGGTGCTGGCCGCGCTCGATCCCGTGCCCGATGCCGAGCACGGCATCGATCGCCTGATCCGGGCGCATCTCGACTGGGTCGTCACCAGCCGGCGCGAGGCGCGCTACCTCTTCGAGATCTCGCGCAGCGAATGGGGCGAGGACGTGCGCGACGCCCAGCGGGCGCAGAATGCGCGGCTTGCCGAAGGCATCGAGCGCTGGCGCGCGCCGCTGGTCGCAAGCGGCGAGCTTCTGCCGATGACGCCGGCAATGTTCATCAGCCAGCTGATCGGTCCGGCGCAGATCTTCTGCCGCGCCTTCCTGTCGGGGCGCGACCGCACCGATCCGCGCACCGAGGCGGACACGCTGATCGCCTGCGCCAATCGCGCGCTGAGGCCGTTCGATCGCATCAACAAGCAATAAGGGGAGACCGCATGCGGGCCGACGCTGATCCGGAATTTGCGCCGATTGCCGAGCGCATTCACGCCAATGTCGGCCGGCAGGGTTTCATGAACCTGGTCGGCGCCGAGCTCTCCGAATTGTCGCGCGGCACCTGCACCATCGCCGTACAGCGACGGCCGGAGCTCTTGCAGCAGCACGGCTTCTTCCATGGCGGCGTCACCGCCTTCCTGGTCGACAACGCCACGACGATTGCGGCCGCCACCTCGCGCGGCCAGCCGGCGCTGACGGCGGAATACAAGCTCAATCTGTTGTCGCCCGCGGTTGGCGAGAAGCTGATCTGCCGTGCCAGGGTGATCAAGCCCGGCCGCCAGGTCGCGGTGGTCGCGGCTGACGTGTTCTGCGTCAGCGACGGCGTCGAGAAGCATACGGCCACCGCGCTGGCATCGATCGCGATGCTGAGCGAGGACGTCGCTGCAAAAACGAAAAGCCCGGCCGCGTGAGGCGACCGGGCTGATCCATATCTCGGGCTTCCGGGTCTGGTCCTTCGGACCATCCCGGAATGACGTGATCGGAGTTACTTCTCTTCCGCGGCCGGCGCCGGCGCGACGTCGTCGTGCTGGGCTTCCGGATCGAAGAACTCGCCGGCGGCGGCGATCGCTTCGGCAGCCGCATCGCGATCCTCGTTGCGGGTCGAGATGTCCTCGCCGCGGTTGATGCGCTCGGCCTCGTCCTGGCTGCGTGCGACGGTCACGGTGATCTCGACCTCGACCTCGGGGTGAACGGCAACGGTGATCGAGTGCTTGCCGATGGTCTTGATCGGCGCGTCGAGCTGGATCTGCGGACGGGCGAGCGAAACGCCGTCGGCTTCGAACGCGATCACGATGTCGCGCACGTTGACCGAGCCGAACAGCTGGCCGGCTTCCGACGCCTGACGGATCACGATGATGTTCTTGCCCTCGATCTTCTCGGCGACCTTGGACGCCTCGGCCTTCGAGGCGAGATTGCGCGCTTCGAGCTCGGCCTTCATGCCGTCATACTTGGCCCGGTTGTCGGCGGTGGCGCGCAGCGCCTTGCCGCGCTTGAGCAGGAAATTGCGAGCGTAGCCGTCGCGAACTTTCACGACTTCGCCCATCTGGCCGAGCTTGTTGACGCGTTCCAGCAAAATGACTTCCATATTCGTTCTCCTTTTGAAGTGCTCTGTAGGGTTTCAGTTTCGGGGTTGAACTCAGGGGGTAGGCAGTGGTGGCGGCTGCCGGCTGCGCAGGAAGCGCTCGCGGAAGCCGAACACGGCGTCCGCAAGGCCGAGGATCACCATCGCGATCACGGGCCACCCGAACACGACGACGGCGGCGTAGGTCGAGCCGAGCCAGAACGTGCGGCCGTTCAGCGCGAGCGTCAGCGTATGCAGCACGGCGAAACCCGCCAGCGCATAGCTCATCATCAGCGCAGCGGTGGCGATCTGCGCCACGATGGCCAGCAGCCCACCGGTGAAGCAGAAGGCAAGCGAGATGCACAGCACAACCAGCGTCATCTGCGGCAGCTCGGTGGCCTTGAGATCCGGCCAGGGACGGCGCAGCCGGCCCGATGTCGCGGTCACCTTGGCGCTGAGCCAGAGGTTGAGAGTTAGCGTCATCGTCGCAGCGATGGTGGCGGCGGCCGGTGCGATGCGCACCAAGGCGTCGACGAACTGACTGGCTTCACCCGAAGTTTGCGGGTCGGTGGCGCGCAGGAGGCGCATCAGGCCACGGCGCAACGTGCCGGTGATGGTCTCCGCGTCGGTCCCAAGCGTGAGCAGAGCGGCCATCGTGGTCAGCGTGGCGAAGCCTGCAATCCAGAGCAGGATGCGGCCGACCGGGTACCACTCGATGTCCGGCTCCGCGGCGGGCGCCGTGCCGGTCGCAGGCGCTGTGCTTCCCACCTGACGCCCGAGCAGGACCAGATGGCCGAGCCACCACGCCGGCAACGCGACGGTGACGGCGAAGGCGATGCAGTAGGGCAGGCCGAACAGGGCGCCAAGGCCGATCGCGGCAGCGATGCCGCCGAGGCTCGCGCAAAGCGGGCCCCAGCCGATCGCGGCGACCATCAGAGGGAGCGGAGCGAGATAGAACAGGACGAGCGAGATCAGCGCGCCCGAAATGATCGAGGCGAACATCAGGGCCGACGCAGCGCCGGCGATCAGGGCTATCAGTCCAAAGGCCATCATCAGCTGTCCCGCTCCCTTCGAGCGGTTAGAGGCATCGTTTGCCCCAACCATCGGCGACCGGACGACCCGGAAGCCTTATGAGTTCGAAGTCGCGACCGGCGGCTGAGCGGCCGCCGGTCGAATTGGTCGTATCAGCGAATGACGTAGGGCAAGAGGCCCAGGAAGCGCGCGCGCTTGATGGCGCGGGCGAGCTCACGCTGCTTCTTCGCGGACACCGCGGTGATGCGGCTCGGCACGATCTTGCCGCGCTCGGAGACGTAACGCATCAAGAGCTTGGAGTCCTTGTAGTCGATCTTCGGAGCATTGGCGCCCGTGAACGGGCAGCTCTTGCGACGACGGAAAAACGGGCGGCGTGCACCAGCTTCAGCCATGATTCTTACTCCCCATCCGTGGTTTCAGCTTCGTCACGCGGGCGGCGCGGGCCGCGATCGCCGCGGAAACCGCCCTCGCGGTCGCCACGGAAGCCGCCTTCGCGCTCACCGCGGAAGCCGCCGCCACGATCGTCACGCTCGCGGTCGCGATCGGCCTTGCGCATCATCGCAGACGGGCCTTCCTCGAGCTCCTCGACGCGGACGCTGAGATAGCGGATCACGTCCTCGCTGATGCGCTCCTGGCGCTCGATCTCGGCGATCGCCGCGGAGGGCGCGTCGATGTTGAGCAGCACGAAGTGCGCCTTGCGGTTCTTGTTCATGCGGTAGGTGAGGGACCGCACGCCCCAATTCTCGGTCTTGGTGATCTTGCCGCCGAGACCCTCGACGATACCGGTCATCTGCGCAGTCAGCTCTTCGACCTGCTGCGGGCTCGCGTCCTGACGCGCGAGAAAAACATGCTCGTAAAGAGGCATGGTCGTCCTTTCCTCATGTTGGCGCATCGCCCGGCGTCAAACCCTTAAGAGGCCTTCGGAAAGGACTCTGGGATCAAGCTCAGAAGGCGGAAACACGGGACGACGGGCCGACTGGCCCTGCCACACCAAAATCACGAATGATTTGCTGAGACCGTCCGTTCAGCTCCCGGCCGGGGTCTGCGGATGGGCGCCTTATACGGATTTTGGCCGGCTTTGCAAGGTTGGAGGGGCTGTCCTCCCTTCCCACACCGGCAGGACCTATCCTCCAATACCAAGATTCGCTTGATCTATTTGTTTGTATGACATACAAATAAATCAGCGGAGAGGATCCCATGGCGGAAACGTCGGCCGATGCGCCGCTCGAGGCGGCAGGCGACCCCAAGCACGCCGCGCGCGCGACGCGCTCGGCCGGCCGCAAGATGCGGTCGCTGCTTCTGGATGCTGCGAGCCCGCTGTTTCGGGAGCGGGGGCTGTCCGGCACGGCGATCACCGACATCGCGGCCGCCGCGGACGCATTCCCGAGCCAGATCACCTATTACTTCCGCACCAAGGAGGCGCTGTTCGTCGAATGCGCCTGCCGCGATCTCTTGTACCTGGCGCGTGCCACCGAGCAGGCGGCGCTGAAGGCGAAGACGCCCCGGGAATACACCCGCGCGCTGGCCGAGACCGTGACGGCGAGCGATTCGGTCGCCTTCTTTGCCGAAGCGCTGACGCTGACGCGGCGGCGCCAGGATCTCGCGCCTCTGGTGGAGCGGACCATCGAGCGCCTGCACAGCGAGGGTGCGCGCGCTTATGCAGGGCAGGTCGAGCGGCACGGCTGGCGCTCGCTGCGCGCGCCCGATGAAAGCTCGCGGCGCTTCTGGGCCGTCGCCATCGGCGTCATGCTCGAAGGCTATGCGATGGGCCGTTCGCCCGAGGCGCTCTGTGCCGAGATGCTGCGCGTGCTGGGCGAGCAGGCGAAATCCACTGAAGACACCGGGCGCCTGCGTCTCGTCGAGGCGCGTGAAGCATCCGACAAATCGAATGGAGAGGGCTAGGCCATGACCGCGCTTCGCATGCGTGCCCGCGATTTCCTGACCGATGATCAATTGGCCGAGGTGCGCCAGCGCGCGACGTGGAAAGGCGCTGCGCTGATCGCGCACGCCTGGGCCCTGATCATTGGAGCCATCGCGCTGGTGGCGTGGTGGCCCAATCCGCTCACCTATATCTTCGCTGTCGCCGTCATCGGCTCCCGCCAGCTCGGTCTTGCGATCCTGATGCATGACGGTGCGCATGGCTGCCTGTCCGCCGACGAGAAAACCAATCTGGCGCTGAGCCAGTGGTTCTGCGCCTATCCGCTGTTTGCGGAGACGCGCAGCTACCGGCGCTATCACCTTCAGCATCATGCGCGCACCCAGCAGGAGGACGACCCGGATCTGGTGCTGTCGGCGCCGTTTCCGATCACCGGGCTGAGCTATCGCCGCAAGTTCATCCGCGACATCACCGGGCAGACCGGCTATCAGCAGCGCAAGGCGCAGCTGCTCAACGCGCTCGGGCCAAGGGACTGGTCATGGCGGCAGCGTGCGGCGCATTTCTGGGAGATGCTCGGCCCGCAATGTGTGGTCAACGGGATCATGTTGGCCGCGCTCGCCGCGGCCGGCGTGTGGTGGGCCTATCCGCTGCTCTGGCTGGTGCCGCTGCTGACCTGGATGATGGTCATCACCCGCATCCGCAACATCGCCGAGCACGCCGTCGTCCCCGACAGCAGTGACCCCTTGCGCAACACGCGCACGACGCATGCCAATTTTCTCGAGCGCCTGTTCATCGCGCCGTATTACGTGAACTATCACCTCGAGCATCATCTCTTGTTCTACGTGCCCTGCTACAATTTGCCGAAGGTGCACCGGCTGCTGAGCGCGAGCCGGTACGCGGGCCGCATGGAAGTGCAGCCGAACTACGTTTCGGTGCTGCGGCTGGCCACCGCAAAGCCGAACCGCGAGGATCGGCCCGGGCAACTCGTCAACAGCGCGCGCCGCGCGCAGGCCGGGGCGGACGTCGATGCCAACCAGACCGCCGGCGGGTTTTGAGGGGCCCATTCCCCGTTGAATGCTGCTCCAGGTTCCCGTCTCGGCTTGACAGTGCGGCCCCGGACGGTGTCTACGGCCCCCTTTGGAGCATGATCCGGAACCATGGCCCAAGGAACCATGGCCAAGGAACCACGGACCAGGCCGCGCGTAATCGGCTGCCGGTTCTCGAAAGGGATCATGCCTGACAAGCAGGGAGCGCCGATGACGGCTGCATTCACATTTCCTGGGCAGGGTTCCCAGGCGGTCGGCATGGGCAAAGCCCTGGCCGAGGCCTTTCCGGTGGCGCGCGCCGTGTTCGACGAGGTCGATGCCGCGCTCGGCGAGAAGCTGACGGCCATCATCTGGGAAGGTCCGGCCGAAACCCTCCAGCTCACCGAGAACGCCCAGCCGGCGCTGATGGCGGTATCTGTCGCGACTTTGCGCGTGCTCGAGGCTGAGGCTGGTTTTTCCGTGGGACGAGACGCGGCCTTCGTCGCCGGCCACTCGCTCGGTGAATATTCGGCGCTGGCAGCGGCCGGCAGCCTGACGGTGTCGGATACTGCGCGTCTGCTTCGCACCCGCGGTCTCGCAATGCAAAAGGCGGTCCCGGTCGGCGCCGGCGCGATGGCCGCGCTGCTCGGTCTCGATTACGAGGCCGCCATGGAGGTCGCCGGCGAGGCGGCGCAGGGGCAGGTCTGCCAGGCCGCCAACGACAATGGCGGCGGCCAGGTCGTCGTCTCCGGCGACAAGGCCGCGGTCGATCGCGCCGTCGAGATCGCCAAGGCCAAGGGCGCCAAGCGTGCGATGCTGCTGCCGGTGTCCGCCCCGTTCCATTGCAAGCTGATGCAGCCGGCTGCGGATGCGATGGCGGAGGCGCTCTCGAAGGTCACGATCAAGGCGCCGGCGGCACCGCTGGTCTCGAACGTGCTGGCGAGCGCCATCACCGATCCCGACGAGATCCGCCGCCGCCTGGTCGAGCAGGTCACCGGCACGGTGCGCTGGCGCGAGTCGGTGGCCTATATGGCCGGGCAGGGCGTCACCCGCTTCTTCGAGATCGGTGCCGGCAAGGTGCTGACCGGTCTCGTCAAGCGCATCGCGGACGGCGCGGTCGGCATTGCGGTCGGCGGCCCGAACGACATTGCCGCCGCCAAGGATGCATTGGCCGCTGCGAAGCAGGCTTAAGGGAGTCATCAATGTTCGATCTGACTGGCCGAAAGGCGCTCGTCACCGGCGCGACCGGCGGCATCGGCGGCGCGATCGCGCAGGCGTTGCACGCGCAGGGCGCCACCGTCGCCATATCAGGGACGCGCAAGGAGGTGCTGGACGAGCTGGCCGGCAAGCTCGGCGAGCGCGCCCATGTGCTGCCCTGCAATCTCTCCAAGGCCGATGAGGTCGAGGCGCTGGTGCCGGCTGCGGAAGCGGCGATGGGCCAGGTCGACATTCTCGTCGCCAATGCCGGCATCACGCGCGACAATCTCTTCGTGCAGCTTCGCGACGAGGACTGGGACGAGGTCATCAACGTCAATCTGACCGCGACCTTCCGCCTGGCGCGCGCCGCGACCAAGCTGATGATGCGCAAGCGCTTCGGCCGCATCGTCGCCATCACCTCGGTGGTCGGCGTCACCGGCAATCCCGGGCAGGGCAATTATACGGCGTCGAAGGCCGGCCTGATCGGCATGATCAAGACGTTGGGGGCCGAATACGCCAAGCGCGGCGTGACCGCGAACTGCATCGCGCCCGGCTTCATCAAGACGCCGATGACCGATGCGCTCAACGACAAGCAGCGCGAAACGATTCTGACCAAGGTTCCGGCCGCCCGCCTGGGAACGCCCGAGGACATCGCGGCGGCCGCCGTCTATCTGAGCTCGAACGAAGCAGCCTATGTCACCGGGCAGACCATCCACGTCAACGGCGGCATGGCCATGATCTGATGTCTCGTGCCGCAGCGCCCGTCAGGGCGGTGCGGCATGCGGCAAACGGCCGTTTCCGGAGCGAAATGAGGCTTGTAGTCAAGGCAATTGAAGTATGATAACCGGACCTTCAACGGATGGGCAAAGAACGCCATTGCAGGTTTTTGAAACCCTGTATATTGGCGATGCGGAGCCTTTGGCCGTCGTTCGCCGGGGCCTCCATCGGTTAGGATGGGCCAAATCAAGTTCGTAAGCGAAGGCAGTCAAACGACCACGACGGCTCGTATCGTCCCGGGGGGTCGGGTCTACAGGGAACAACACGAGGTTAAGCAATGAGTGACATTGGCGAGCGGGTTAAGAAGATCGTGGTCGAACACCTTGGTGTTGAACCCGAG from the Bradyrhizobium sp. WBAH42 genome contains:
- a CDS encoding DUF2232 domain-containing protein; its protein translation is MMAFGLIALIAGAASALMFASIISGALISLVLFYLAPLPLMVAAIGWGPLCASLGGIAAAIGLGALFGLPYCIAFAVTVALPAWWLGHLVLLGRQVGSTAPATGTAPAAEPDIEWYPVGRILLWIAGFATLTTMAALLTLGTDAETITGTLRRGLMRLLRATDPQTSGEASQFVDALVRIAPAAATIAATMTLTLNLWLSAKVTATSGRLRRPWPDLKATELPQMTLVVLCISLAFCFTGGLLAIVAQIATAALMMSYALAGFAVLHTLTLALNGRTFWLGSTYAAVVVFGWPVIAMVILGLADAVFGFRERFLRSRQPPPLPTP
- the rpsR gene encoding 30S ribosomal protein S18; its protein translation is MAEAGARRPFFRRRKSCPFTGANAPKIDYKDSKLLMRYVSERGKIVPSRITAVSAKKQRELARAIKRARFLGLLPYVIR
- the rpsF gene encoding 30S ribosomal protein S6; this encodes MPLYEHVFLARQDASPQQVEELTAQMTGIVEGLGGKITKTENWGVRSLTYRMNKNRKAHFVLLNIDAPSAAIAEIERQERISEDVIRYLSVRVEELEEGPSAMMRKADRDRERDDRGGGFRGEREGGFRGDREGGFRGDRGPRRPRDEAETTDGE
- a CDS encoding TetR/AcrR family transcriptional regulator C-terminal domain-containing protein, yielding MAETSADAPLEAAGDPKHAARATRSAGRKMRSLLLDAASPLFRERGLSGTAITDIAAAADAFPSQITYYFRTKEALFVECACRDLLYLARATEQAALKAKTPREYTRALAETVTASDSVAFFAEALTLTRRRQDLAPLVERTIERLHSEGARAYAGQVERHGWRSLRAPDESSRRFWAVAIGVMLEGYAMGRSPEALCAEMLRVLGEQAKSTEDTGRLRLVEAREASDKSNGEG
- a CDS encoding fatty acid desaturase family protein, whose amino-acid sequence is MTALRMRARDFLTDDQLAEVRQRATWKGAALIAHAWALIIGAIALVAWWPNPLTYIFAVAVIGSRQLGLAILMHDGAHGCLSADEKTNLALSQWFCAYPLFAETRSYRRYHLQHHARTQQEDDPDLVLSAPFPITGLSYRRKFIRDITGQTGYQQRKAQLLNALGPRDWSWRQRAAHFWEMLGPQCVVNGIMLAALAAAGVWWAYPLLWLVPLLTWMMVITRIRNIAEHAVVPDSSDPLRNTRTTHANFLERLFIAPYYVNYHLEHHLLFYVPCYNLPKVHRLLSASRYAGRMEVQPNYVSVLRLATAKPNREDRPGQLVNSARRAQAGADVDANQTAGGF
- the fabD gene encoding ACP S-malonyltransferase; protein product: MTAAFTFPGQGSQAVGMGKALAEAFPVARAVFDEVDAALGEKLTAIIWEGPAETLQLTENAQPALMAVSVATLRVLEAEAGFSVGRDAAFVAGHSLGEYSALAAAGSLTVSDTARLLRTRGLAMQKAVPVGAGAMAALLGLDYEAAMEVAGEAAQGQVCQAANDNGGGQVVVSGDKAAVDRAVEIAKAKGAKRAMLLPVSAPFHCKLMQPAADAMAEALSKVTIKAPAAPLVSNVLASAITDPDEIRRRLVEQVTGTVRWRESVAYMAGQGVTRFFEIGAGKVLTGLVKRIADGAVGIAVGGPNDIAAAKDALAAAKQA
- the fabG gene encoding 3-oxoacyl-[acyl-carrier-protein] reductase; this encodes MFDLTGRKALVTGATGGIGGAIAQALHAQGATVAISGTRKEVLDELAGKLGERAHVLPCNLSKADEVEALVPAAEAAMGQVDILVANAGITRDNLFVQLRDEDWDEVINVNLTATFRLARAATKLMMRKRFGRIVAITSVVGVTGNPGQGNYTASKAGLIGMIKTLGAEYAKRGVTANCIAPGFIKTPMTDALNDKQRETILTKVPAARLGTPEDIAAAAVYLSSNEAAYVTGQTIHVNGGMAMI